The Allorhodopirellula heiligendammensis genome includes a window with the following:
- the hemP gene encoding hemin uptake protein HemP, giving the protein MDSTPPTSQSTDAAMATNAPADAGSVTSATESAVIETRVMGSLPGDNPVDCGCGAGHTLKVVRFESLARCGEEIWIENDGQLYRLRKTRQGKLILTK; this is encoded by the coding sequence ATGGATTCGACGCCGCCGACCTCCCAATCGACCGACGCGGCCATGGCCACCAACGCCCCAGCCGATGCTGGTAGCGTCACCTCGGCCACCGAGTCCGCTGTGATTGAGACGCGAGTGATGGGCTCGCTACCGGGCGATAACCCAGTCGATTGTGGCTGCGGCGCGGGGCACACCCTGAAGGTGGTTCGCTTCGAGAGCCTCGCCCGCTGCGGTGAAGAGATCTGGATCGAGAACGATGGGCAGTTGTACCGCTTGCGTAAAACACGCCAAGGCAAACTCATTCTCACGAAATAG
- a CDS encoding Nramp family divalent metal transporter, whose amino-acid sequence MSEVSNSTETAVDPPERLIKMIRCVGPGLIVAGSIVGSGELIATTKAGAEAGISLLWLILLGCVIKVFTQIELGRYTLISGKTTLAALDLVPGPRVAGRGNWLVWFWIVMWVASISQLGGIVGGVGQALAISVPLTSSGRLYNAHADRQQRQVFEAATRTVLAEEADAALEASVVPKPIAAPPKSYDAVLWAAVMAIVTSVMLIVGRYGLIQSLSTALVILFTILTVLNTVWLQSDPFWGIPWSEVAAGLWPQLPEVASSDAASTARPIATALAAFGIIGVGAGELVVYPYWCLEKGYARFTGPNDGTPAWNARAAGWMRVMHLDSWGAMVLYTFATVAFYLLGVGVLHRIGLNPEKDTLVRTLSVMYQPVFGTAAAMIFLIGAFAVLYSTFFVALAAHARVFSDAMRIVGLIDNDEATREKWIRWLGGGFPILCWVIYVAFPAPAQLVLISGVTQGVMLPMLAGAALYFRYQFVSEPLRPSRLWDAMLWLSAAAMLITGIWTIVSQF is encoded by the coding sequence ATGAGTGAAGTCTCCAATTCGACCGAGACCGCAGTCGATCCACCGGAGCGGCTGATCAAGATGATTCGCTGTGTCGGGCCCGGTTTGATTGTGGCTGGCTCGATTGTCGGTAGTGGCGAGTTGATTGCGACGACGAAGGCGGGTGCCGAGGCTGGGATATCACTGCTCTGGCTGATTCTGCTGGGCTGCGTGATCAAGGTCTTCACACAAATCGAGCTGGGTCGGTACACCTTGATCAGCGGCAAGACGACGCTCGCGGCATTGGACTTGGTCCCCGGGCCTCGCGTTGCCGGGAGGGGCAATTGGTTGGTGTGGTTTTGGATTGTGATGTGGGTTGCCAGTATTAGCCAGTTGGGTGGGATCGTCGGAGGCGTTGGCCAAGCCTTGGCAATTAGTGTTCCGCTGACCTCCTCGGGGCGACTCTATAATGCTCACGCTGACCGCCAGCAGCGGCAGGTATTTGAAGCTGCCACCCGAACGGTCTTGGCCGAGGAAGCCGACGCGGCTCTGGAGGCGTCAGTCGTGCCCAAGCCGATCGCAGCGCCGCCGAAATCGTATGACGCTGTCTTGTGGGCCGCTGTGATGGCGATCGTTACGAGTGTAATGTTGATCGTGGGCAGGTATGGATTGATCCAGTCGCTGTCGACCGCGCTGGTGATTCTGTTCACGATCCTCACTGTCCTCAATACCGTTTGGCTGCAGAGCGATCCGTTCTGGGGCATCCCCTGGTCAGAGGTCGCTGCCGGGTTGTGGCCTCAGTTACCGGAGGTGGCCTCCAGTGACGCGGCATCCACCGCCCGTCCCATCGCCACGGCCCTGGCTGCCTTTGGCATCATTGGCGTCGGGGCGGGGGAGTTGGTGGTTTATCCCTACTGGTGCTTGGAAAAGGGTTACGCCCGCTTCACAGGCCCCAACGACGGGACGCCAGCCTGGAATGCTCGGGCGGCGGGCTGGATGCGCGTGATGCATCTGGATTCTTGGGGCGCGATGGTTCTCTACACATTTGCAACCGTTGCGTTTTACTTGCTCGGCGTGGGCGTGTTGCATCGCATCGGGTTGAACCCAGAAAAAGACACCCTGGTTCGGACACTCTCAGTGATGTATCAGCCGGTATTTGGAACGGCAGCGGCCATGATCTTTCTCATCGGTGCGTTCGCGGTGCTCTACAGTACTTTTTTTGTGGCACTGGCGGCCCATGCTCGGGTGTTTTCCGACGCCATGCGGATTGTGGGTTTGATCGACAACGACGAAGCCACCCGCGAGAAATGGATTCGTTGGCTGGGCGGGGGCTTTCCAATCTTGTGCTGGGTGATCTATGTCGCCTTCCCCGCTCCAGCTCAATTGGTCTTGATCAGTGGCGTCACGCAAGGCGTGATGCTGCCCATGTTGGCCGGCGCAGCGCTCTATTTCCGCTATCAGTTTGTCAGCGAACCGCTGCGTCCTAGTCGCCTGTGGGATGCCATGCTGTGGCTCTCCGCGGCCGCGATGCTGATTACGGGGATCTGGACCATCGTGTCACAGTTTTGA
- a CDS encoding exodeoxyribonuclease III, translating into MTDSAPAPLRLVSWNVNGIRAAMNKGLRDYLETELPDIVCLQETKARADQVDTLWAESLGYEFVWNSADKAGYSGTSVWTRQPMLKHTLGIGADEHDREGRVITTTWNDFHLVNVYTPNSQRGLTRLDYRCQWDAAFLTYVEQLNRHKPVLICGDLNCAHQEIDLANPKANRKNAGFTDQERSGLTSMADAGFIDSFRHFDDSPAKYTWWTYRSDARARNIGWRLDYFWVSNRFMPCVVDARIRNEILGSDHCPVEIDVQLNPAALA; encoded by the coding sequence TTGACCGATTCTGCTCCTGCCCCGCTACGTCTTGTTTCTTGGAACGTCAATGGGATTCGCGCAGCGATGAACAAGGGGCTGCGTGACTACCTTGAAACAGAATTGCCTGACATCGTCTGCTTGCAGGAGACCAAAGCGCGTGCAGATCAAGTCGACACCCTGTGGGCGGAATCGCTTGGATACGAATTCGTGTGGAATTCAGCGGACAAGGCGGGCTACAGCGGCACGTCGGTGTGGACGCGCCAGCCGATGCTAAAGCACACCCTGGGCATCGGCGCCGATGAACACGATCGGGAGGGGCGAGTGATCACCACCACGTGGAACGATTTTCACTTGGTAAACGTCTACACGCCGAATTCGCAGAGAGGTTTAACGCGATTGGATTATCGCTGCCAATGGGACGCTGCCTTCCTCACCTATGTCGAGCAGCTCAATCGCCACAAGCCGGTGCTGATCTGCGGTGATCTGAACTGCGCTCACCAAGAAATTGACCTGGCCAATCCCAAAGCGAATCGCAAAAACGCAGGCTTCACCGACCAGGAACGTAGCGGGCTGACCTCGATGGCGGATGCTGGGTTCATCGATTCATTTCGACACTTCGACGACTCTCCCGCCAAATACACATGGTGGACCTATCGCAGCGACGCCCGGGCGCGAAACATCGGCTGGCGTTTAGATTATTTTTGGGTCAGCAACCGATTCATGCCCTGCGTCGTCGATGCCCGCATCCGCAATGAGATCCTCGGCTCAGATCACTGCCCGGTGGAGATCGACGTGCAACTGAATCCTGCCGCACTGGCATAG
- the trpB gene encoding tryptophan synthase subunit beta produces the protein MSTAASKIAAASAQVPDPQGRFGDFGGRFVPETLTCALDQLAEQYDQAKRDPEFQRELSGLLKTFVGRPSPLYHARRLSESVGGAQIWLKREDLNHTGAHKINNTIGQALLTLRMGKTRVIAETGAGQHGVASATACAHFGLPCTVYMGSEDIRRQKPNVFSMQLLGAKVSPVESGSKTLRDAVNEAMRDWMSSVEDTHYIIGSVIGPHPFPMMVRDFQAVIGRETREQCRDTFERLPDCLVACVGGGSNAAGMFYPFVEDESVRMVGVEAGGRSESPGDHASPLSYGNPGVLHGSYSYVMQDDDGQTCNVHSMSAGLDYPGVGPEHSYWKDTQRAEYVGCRDDQAMKAFERLAQSEGILCALETAHAVAKAIDIAAEMSPKQHLVVCLSGRGDKDAMEIARLRGEQW, from the coding sequence ATGAGTACTGCTGCTTCGAAGATTGCTGCCGCGTCCGCCCAGGTTCCCGACCCGCAGGGCCGATTTGGCGATTTTGGCGGACGTTTCGTTCCGGAAACCCTCACCTGTGCGCTCGATCAGCTCGCTGAGCAGTACGATCAAGCCAAACGCGATCCTGAGTTTCAACGCGAGCTCAGTGGACTGTTGAAAACTTTCGTGGGTCGGCCTAGCCCGCTCTACCACGCTCGGCGATTGTCCGAGAGCGTCGGTGGGGCTCAGATTTGGCTTAAACGGGAAGATCTCAATCACACCGGCGCTCACAAGATCAATAACACGATCGGTCAGGCACTGCTGACGTTGCGAATGGGAAAAACTCGCGTCATCGCCGAGACGGGAGCGGGCCAGCATGGAGTCGCCAGCGCGACCGCCTGTGCCCATTTCGGATTGCCGTGCACGGTCTACATGGGCTCCGAAGATATCCGTCGTCAGAAGCCCAACGTGTTTAGCATGCAGCTGCTGGGGGCAAAGGTGTCGCCGGTCGAAAGTGGCTCGAAAACTCTGCGTGACGCAGTTAACGAGGCCATGCGGGATTGGATGTCCTCCGTCGAAGACACTCATTACATCATCGGTAGCGTGATCGGGCCGCACCCGTTCCCGATGATGGTTCGCGACTTTCAAGCGGTCATTGGCCGCGAAACTCGCGAGCAATGTCGGGACACGTTCGAACGTTTGCCCGATTGCTTGGTCGCCTGTGTCGGTGGTGGGTCCAATGCGGCGGGAATGTTCTACCCGTTTGTCGAAGACGAATCGGTGCGGATGGTGGGCGTTGAAGCGGGCGGGCGATCAGAGTCCCCCGGCGACCACGCTTCACCGCTGTCCTATGGCAACCCCGGGGTCTTGCACGGTAGCTACAGCTACGTGATGCAGGACGACGACGGCCAAACCTGCAACGTACACTCCATGAGTGCCGGTTTGGACTACCCCGGTGTCGGCCCTGAGCACAGTTATTGGAAGGACACTCAGCGGGCGGAGTACGTCGGCTGCCGCGATGACCAAGCTATGAAGGCGTTTGAACGGCTCGCTCAGAGTGAGGGCATTCTATGCGCACTCGAGACGGCGCACGCGGTTGCCAAGGCGATTGACATCGCGGCGGAAATGTCACCCAAGCAGCATCTTGTCGTCTGTCTGTCAGGTCGCGGCGATAAAGACGCCATGGAAATCGCCCGGCTGCGTGGGGAGCAGTGGTAA
- a CDS encoding class I SAM-dependent methyltransferase, whose translation MSNQDRTLDHYQELMTINATSHLLRTARTVGLFDQLATGQQTLPALAENLGIPADRLLLLLQSLISVGIIEQYQEDYALSATARLLCQYDADLGDATWEKLANALRESPLDEPEKETRSAEFAARLRTRADAVAATQWVHTPAAMQAAEILGFGPSEETPDASSESNDSVAPAASQAVAGPVATEPIELLDLGCGSAVWSCAMAFREPAIHVTAIDSEAALVAAQSMADSIELNDRFEAKVGDVLDASLPADSYDMILIAQRLHAYSMEQVEQILKSCLASLKSGGRIVVIDLFRGPHRPTLSESLEALRLQVQTGEGAVPELKSAEQRFRDAGYESVQFTYIAASRVGLGMMIGSKP comes from the coding sequence ATGTCAAATCAGGATCGCACGCTCGACCATTATCAAGAACTGATGACCATCAATGCGACTTCGCATCTACTGCGAACGGCGCGGACGGTCGGTCTTTTTGATCAACTCGCTACCGGACAGCAAACGCTACCAGCTCTGGCTGAAAACCTCGGGATCCCCGCCGACCGGCTACTCTTACTCCTGCAGTCGCTGATATCCGTCGGCATCATCGAGCAATACCAAGAGGATTACGCCCTCTCGGCCACCGCGAGATTGCTGTGCCAGTACGATGCCGATCTCGGTGACGCGACATGGGAGAAACTTGCCAATGCTCTGCGAGAATCGCCTCTCGATGAGCCGGAGAAAGAAACCCGTTCCGCTGAGTTCGCCGCTCGGTTGCGAACGCGCGCCGATGCCGTCGCCGCCACCCAGTGGGTGCATACTCCCGCAGCGATGCAAGCGGCTGAGATTCTGGGCTTTGGGCCGAGTGAGGAAACCCCTGACGCCAGCTCCGAATCGAACGATTCCGTGGCGCCCGCTGCTTCCCAGGCGGTCGCCGGCCCGGTGGCGACCGAACCCATCGAGTTACTCGATCTGGGCTGTGGATCAGCGGTCTGGAGTTGCGCGATGGCGTTTCGCGAGCCCGCTATTCACGTGACAGCCATTGATAGCGAAGCGGCCTTGGTGGCGGCGCAATCGATGGCCGACTCTATCGAATTGAATGATCGTTTTGAGGCGAAGGTGGGGGACGTGCTCGACGCATCGTTGCCAGCGGACAGCTATGACATGATTCTCATCGCCCAGCGACTGCATGCCTATTCGATGGAGCAGGTCGAGCAGATTCTTAAGTCATGCCTCGCGAGTCTGAAGTCGGGCGGCCGGATCGTCGTGATCGACTTGTTTCGCGGTCCGCACCGGCCAACGCTTTCAGAATCACTCGAAGCCTTGCGTTTGCAGGTGCAGACGGGTGAGGGTGCCGTTCCCGAGTTGAAATCCGCCGAACAGCGTTTCCGCGACGCGGGATATGAGAGCGTGCAGTTCACCTATATCGCCGCCAGTCGGGTTGGGTTGGGGATGATGATCGGGAGCAAACCGTGA
- a CDS encoding aminotransferase class V-fold PLP-dependent enzyme encodes MPVTRQWAYFDHAAVAPLSAPAADALRDYTDVAASCGDVKWLEWSAKVESLRGLTAELIHCEKDEVALVPNTTAGINFVAGGYPWQSGDNVVLPEGEFPSNHYPWLNLASRGVDVKVVPRREGRVDVDDLIAAIDGRTKIISVSWVGYASGFRIDLPRLVDQAHARGVLVFVDAIQGMGMHPLDLRTCDVDFLSADGHKWMLGPEGAGVAMIRRRHLPLLRCENVGWASVRNAHLFAAGELELRDDAARYETGSANMPGLMAFAASLELFVAVARQHGDDAISRRVLERASLLRRLIVERGGKLLFENTPFEIHGSGIVTFSVDGESPADFRSRAIENGVVVSCRGGGVRASVHVYNDDADLLRLADLISNSP; translated from the coding sequence ATGCCCGTGACACGCCAGTGGGCCTACTTCGACCATGCTGCTGTCGCCCCGTTGAGCGCACCGGCCGCCGACGCGCTGCGAGACTATACCGATGTCGCGGCCAGCTGTGGCGATGTCAAATGGCTGGAGTGGTCCGCGAAGGTGGAGTCGCTACGCGGTTTAACAGCCGAGCTGATTCACTGCGAAAAAGATGAAGTCGCACTCGTGCCCAATACCACCGCAGGAATCAATTTTGTCGCCGGTGGTTATCCCTGGCAGAGCGGCGACAATGTTGTTTTGCCGGAGGGTGAGTTCCCGAGCAATCATTATCCGTGGCTGAACCTGGCATCACGCGGCGTCGACGTTAAAGTCGTGCCCCGCCGCGAGGGCCGTGTGGATGTCGATGATTTGATTGCCGCAATCGACGGCCGAACGAAAATCATTTCGGTCAGTTGGGTGGGCTACGCTAGCGGATTTCGGATCGATCTGCCGCGACTGGTCGACCAGGCTCACGCTCGCGGTGTGCTGGTCTTCGTTGACGCGATTCAAGGCATGGGGATGCATCCGCTCGACCTCCGCACCTGCGATGTCGACTTCCTATCGGCCGATGGACATAAGTGGATGCTCGGTCCCGAGGGCGCCGGTGTGGCGATGATTCGCCGCCGACATCTGCCGCTGCTACGGTGCGAAAATGTGGGCTGGGCCAGTGTCCGCAATGCCCACCTATTTGCTGCGGGCGAACTGGAGCTTCGGGACGATGCAGCGAGGTATGAAACGGGCTCAGCAAACATGCCTGGATTGATGGCATTTGCCGCCTCGCTTGAATTGTTTGTCGCGGTGGCCCGTCAACATGGTGACGACGCTATCAGCCGACGTGTGCTTGAGCGGGCCTCGCTGCTGCGCCGGTTGATCGTTGAGCGTGGTGGAAAGTTGCTCTTTGAGAACACGCCGTTCGAAATCCATGGCAGCGGCATCGTGACATTTTCCGTCGATGGTGAATCACCCGCCGATTTTCGTTCTCGCGCGATTGAAAACGGGGTCGTGGTCAGTTGTCGAGGTGGGGGCGTGCGGGCCAGCGTTCATGTTTACAATGACGACGCCGATTTGCTCCGCTTGGCCGATCTGATCTCCAACTCCCCGTAA
- the coaD gene encoding pantetheine-phosphate adenylyltransferase — MYTGSFDPVTSGHLHIIERASKIFETLIVGIGINADKRPLFDIGERVELVSEVTCDLPNVRVETFDTLAVDFVRSLGSGVMVRGIRPLTDIAGEFTMLMANRQLDPAIETVFLMADERFAHVSSSLLKQIAMISDDDDHLAKFVPRQVVAAIRKQLRKSAT; from the coding sequence GTGTATACGGGATCGTTTGACCCGGTCACCTCGGGGCATCTGCACATCATCGAACGCGCGTCCAAGATTTTCGAAACACTCATCGTGGGTATCGGCATCAATGCCGACAAGCGACCGCTCTTTGACATTGGCGAGCGAGTGGAGTTGGTCTCCGAGGTAACGTGTGATTTACCGAACGTGCGAGTGGAAACGTTCGATACGCTGGCAGTCGATTTTGTCCGCTCGCTCGGCTCAGGGGTCATGGTCCGCGGCATCCGCCCGCTGACGGATATCGCCGGCGAGTTCACCATGTTGATGGCCAACCGCCAGCTCGATCCGGCGATTGAAACGGTCTTCCTGATGGCGGATGAACGGTTCGCGCACGTCAGCAGCTCACTGCTCAAACAGATCGCCATGATCAGCGACGATGACGACCATCTGGCCAAATTTGTACCGCGTCAGGTCGTCGCCGCGATCCGTAAACAACTACGAAAGAGTGCGACTTAG
- the ileS gene encoding isoleucine--tRNA ligase, which translates to MSAKPGPAASSTVPSSAPTKAFRAAAASPSFPALEEEVLAFWDEQQIYEKSLARRADAPTFVFFEGPPTANGMPHPGHCLTRAIKDVFPRYKTMRGYRCERKAGWDTHGLPVEVEVGKELGIHSKEEIEAYGVEPFIQKCQQSVWRYMREWETLTRRLGFWVDLGEAYVTYHQSYVESVWWSLKNLFDRGLLYQGHKIVWWWAQGGTALSAGEVGQGYREVADPSVYVLFPLVAASAEAPKRSLVVWTTTPWTLPSNMYAAVKADLDYAVVEDTETGEQLVLAAALVETLAAKIKRELKIVETISGASLVGHRYEPPFADYRERLGDPQGTLKTSEREHRYWRVVAADFVTTDSGSGLVHLAPAFGEVDYEVFSEQRSRFAEGEGPDLLCAVGPDGKFTDEFPAMKGEWVKSTDKALTRQLRDGGRLLHQEQYLHDYPFCWRADEDPLIQYPRESWFIRTTQFRDLMLKNNSQIGWQPEHIRDGRFGNFLDSNVDWALSRERYWGTPLPIWVCQATGKMEAVCSYDELLAKPDVQGTEVWAEAKQANPELADDLRVHKPYIDAVTYASPFAKDARMKRVTEVIDCWYDSGAMPFAQWGWPHQNADRFAEQFPADFISEAIDQTRGWFYSQLAISTMLFGEGASVDVSDAPATSVDDTSTQLASRRAEQAYPHPYRNCIVLGLMLSQWFEATNEAGAKVVALTPEETAEHPGLSFTKKTGKMSKQLRNYRSPSEIFDRYGADAMRWYFFANQAPWNSIIYSDSAIRDSIPEFLLRLWNTFSFFTIYAEIDGFDPTTATAADDQLTPESLASAPTYRPVSQRSEIDRWILSELNVAISTITDRMDRLDNYNACGAITSLLDGLSNWYVRRSRDRYWAKDSQSADKHDAYWTLYEVLVQLTKLIAPFVPFLADRLWQELTRPFGDRVLASVHLCDYPQANTERIDTELSTSMKVLREIASLGRAARADAKLKVRLPLAAVEVVLSEDTQIAWLQSHDSLVREELNVKSVAYTTDGGDYVQYSVVPNFKRLGPKVGKQIPVVKKLLGDADGNALLSQLQSTGVVSLSLPDGSTLELDNEDIEVRLQAREGWAAAQGPSCVVVLNTEVTEDLRREGIAKDLIRAIQSQRKEIECDYTDRIEVGVVTPDADTLLAIESHREMICQETLARRLVIETLPNVNAVEIENGELFVTRVSD; encoded by the coding sequence ATGTCCGCGAAACCCGGCCCCGCTGCCTCGTCGACTGTTCCTTCCTCGGCCCCTACCAAGGCGTTTCGCGCCGCCGCGGCCAGCCCCTCGTTTCCCGCCCTCGAAGAAGAGGTGCTGGCGTTTTGGGATGAACAGCAGATTTACGAGAAATCGCTCGCCCGGCGGGCGGACGCGCCGACCTTCGTATTCTTCGAAGGTCCCCCCACAGCCAATGGGATGCCGCACCCTGGCCACTGTCTGACCCGGGCGATCAAGGACGTTTTTCCCCGCTACAAGACAATGCGAGGGTACCGCTGTGAACGCAAAGCCGGCTGGGATACGCACGGATTGCCCGTCGAAGTGGAAGTCGGCAAAGAACTCGGGATCCACTCCAAAGAGGAAATCGAGGCCTACGGTGTCGAACCATTTATTCAGAAATGTCAGCAGAGTGTGTGGCGCTACATGCGGGAGTGGGAAACACTCACCCGCCGGCTAGGCTTTTGGGTCGATCTCGGCGAGGCCTACGTCACCTATCACCAATCGTATGTCGAGAGTGTCTGGTGGAGCCTCAAAAATCTGTTTGATCGTGGGTTGCTCTATCAAGGTCACAAAATCGTGTGGTGGTGGGCGCAGGGCGGCACCGCCTTGTCCGCGGGCGAGGTCGGCCAGGGCTACCGCGAGGTGGCCGACCCGAGTGTCTATGTTCTGTTTCCATTGGTCGCCGCCTCGGCTGAAGCCCCCAAACGGTCACTCGTTGTGTGGACGACGACGCCGTGGACTCTTCCCAGCAACATGTACGCCGCCGTGAAGGCGGATTTGGACTACGCCGTGGTCGAGGATACCGAGACGGGCGAACAACTCGTGCTGGCCGCCGCTCTCGTCGAAACACTCGCGGCCAAGATCAAACGCGAACTGAAAATTGTCGAGACCATCTCCGGTGCATCCTTGGTGGGACATCGCTATGAACCGCCCTTCGCGGACTATCGCGAGCGATTGGGCGATCCTCAGGGTACGCTCAAGACCAGCGAGCGTGAGCATCGGTACTGGCGCGTCGTCGCCGCGGACTTCGTCACAACGGATTCAGGTAGTGGACTGGTGCATCTGGCGCCGGCGTTCGGCGAAGTCGATTACGAGGTCTTCAGTGAACAGCGATCACGATTTGCTGAGGGCGAGGGGCCGGACCTGCTCTGCGCCGTTGGCCCAGACGGCAAATTCACTGATGAGTTCCCCGCGATGAAAGGTGAGTGGGTCAAGTCGACCGACAAGGCACTCACGCGGCAACTTCGCGATGGTGGCCGGTTGCTGCACCAAGAACAATACCTGCACGACTACCCATTTTGTTGGCGGGCGGACGAGGATCCGTTGATCCAGTACCCGCGTGAGAGCTGGTTCATTCGCACGACTCAGTTCCGCGATTTGATGCTCAAGAACAACTCACAGATCGGGTGGCAGCCCGAGCACATTCGCGACGGTCGGTTCGGTAACTTTCTTGACAGCAACGTGGACTGGGCGCTCTCACGGGAACGCTATTGGGGCACGCCGCTACCGATCTGGGTTTGCCAAGCGACTGGGAAAATGGAAGCGGTCTGCAGCTATGATGAACTGCTCGCCAAACCCGACGTGCAGGGTACGGAAGTCTGGGCGGAGGCCAAACAAGCCAATCCGGAGTTAGCCGACGATCTACGCGTCCACAAGCCGTACATCGACGCGGTGACGTACGCGTCGCCGTTTGCCAAAGATGCGCGGATGAAACGTGTCACGGAAGTGATCGATTGTTGGTATGACAGCGGTGCGATGCCCTTTGCGCAGTGGGGTTGGCCGCACCAGAACGCGGATCGCTTTGCCGAACAATTCCCAGCGGATTTTATCAGCGAAGCAATCGATCAAACCCGTGGTTGGTTCTACAGCCAATTGGCGATTAGCACGATGCTCTTCGGCGAGGGAGCATCGGTCGATGTCAGCGATGCGCCTGCAACGAGTGTGGACGATACGTCGACGCAATTGGCCAGTCGCCGCGCCGAACAGGCCTACCCGCATCCCTACCGCAACTGCATCGTACTGGGATTGATGCTCTCGCAGTGGTTCGAGGCGACCAATGAAGCTGGCGCGAAGGTCGTCGCACTGACGCCAGAAGAAACAGCCGAGCATCCGGGCCTGTCCTTCACGAAGAAGACGGGCAAAATGTCCAAGCAATTGCGAAACTACCGCAGTCCCTCGGAGATCTTTGATCGCTATGGCGCTGACGCGATGCGTTGGTACTTTTTCGCCAACCAGGCTCCGTGGAATTCGATCATCTATTCCGATAGTGCGATCCGTGATTCGATTCCTGAGTTTCTGCTGCGGTTATGGAATACTTTCAGCTTCTTCACGATCTACGCGGAGATCGATGGTTTTGATCCCACGACTGCCACTGCCGCCGACGATCAATTGACACCGGAAAGCCTCGCATCCGCACCGACGTATCGTCCGGTTTCGCAGCGAAGTGAAATCGATCGCTGGATCCTCTCGGAACTGAATGTCGCAATCAGCACCATCACCGATCGTATGGATCGCTTGGATAACTACAACGCTTGCGGCGCGATCACGTCGCTGCTCGATGGGCTGAGCAATTGGTATGTCCGCCGCAGTCGCGATCGCTACTGGGCCAAGGACTCGCAGTCCGCTGACAAGCATGATGCGTACTGGACGCTGTACGAGGTGCTCGTCCAACTCACGAAATTGATCGCTCCATTCGTACCGTTCTTAGCCGATCGCTTGTGGCAAGAGCTTACCCGACCGTTCGGCGATCGGGTCCTAGCCAGCGTTCACCTGTGCGACTATCCGCAGGCCAACACCGAGCGTATCGATACGGAGTTATCGACATCCATGAAGGTGCTCCGTGAGATCGCTTCGCTAGGCCGGGCGGCTCGCGCCGATGCCAAGTTAAAGGTTCGCTTGCCGCTCGCGGCGGTCGAGGTAGTGCTGAGCGAAGACACTCAGATCGCTTGGCTGCAGTCACACGATTCGCTCGTGCGGGAAGAACTTAACGTCAAGTCGGTCGCCTACACGACCGATGGTGGCGACTACGTGCAGTACAGCGTCGTGCCGAATTTCAAACGGCTCGGACCCAAAGTAGGCAAGCAGATTCCTGTTGTCAAAAAGCTGCTCGGAGACGCTGACGGGAATGCACTACTCAGCCAGTTGCAATCGACTGGGGTGGTTTCGTTATCGCTACCCGACGGCAGTACGTTGGAGCTCGATAACGAGGATATCGAGGTGCGGTTGCAAGCACGCGAGGGTTGGGCCGCTGCGCAGGGGCCATCCTGCGTTGTGGTGCTCAATACTGAGGTTACCGAAGATTTGCGGCGTGAAGGCATCGCGAAAGATTTGATTCGTGCGATTCAAAGCCAGCGGAAGGAGATCGAGTGTGACTACACCGATCGAATCGAAGTCGGCGTGGTAACGCCGGATGCCGACACGCTGCTGGCGATCGAAAGTCATCGCGAGATGATCTGCCAAGAAACGTTGGCCAGGCGGCTGGTGATCGAGACGCTACCGAACGTGAATGCGGTTGAGATCGAAAATGGCGAACTGTTTGTAACGCGGGTGAGTGATTGA
- the purN gene encoding phosphoribosylglycinamide formyltransferase, translating into MSDSNGSDKLPIAVFLSGSGRTLANLIEHRDRHDLPIDIRLVISSRSDVRGVQIAREAGIETLVVRQRDYPDANGYSAAMFAPLGERKIEYVVMAGFLRHVLIPDAFENRVLNIHPSLLPGFGGQGMYGHHVHAAAIERGVKITGCTVHFVDNEYDNGPILHQRACPVLADDTPDTLAARVFEQECLALPEAIRMLAGDLRNSV; encoded by the coding sequence ATGTCCGACTCCAACGGTTCTGACAAACTTCCCATCGCTGTTTTTCTCAGCGGTAGTGGACGCACCCTTGCGAACTTGATCGAGCATCGGGACCGGCATGATCTGCCAATCGATATTCGATTGGTGATCAGCAGCCGCAGCGACGTGCGTGGCGTGCAGATCGCCAGAGAAGCTGGGATTGAAACGCTGGTCGTTCGCCAGCGTGACTATCCAGACGCCAACGGCTATAGCGCCGCGATGTTCGCACCGCTGGGTGAACGGAAAATCGAATATGTTGTCATGGCAGGGTTCCTCAGACACGTTTTGATTCCAGACGCATTTGAAAACCGGGTGTTGAACATTCACCCGTCATTGCTTCCCGGGTTCGGCGGCCAGGGCATGTACGGCCATCACGTCCATGCCGCTGCGATCGAGCGGGGCGTGAAGATCACCGGATGCACAGTGCACTTCGTTGACAACGAGTATGACAACGGACCGATCCTGCATCAGCGAGCCTGTCCGGTACTTGCTGACGACACGCCGGATACCTTGGCCGCGAGAGTGTTCGAACAAGAATGCCTGGCGTTACCCGAAGCGATCCGAATGCTGGCGGGCGATTTGAGAAATTCGGTTTAA